GTTTTGAAGCGCAGGGTCTTCAACCAGTTCAACAGTTGGTGCCACCTGAAATCAAGGTACAACTTGTTAAGCATCCAAAGAAACTACCTGCTGCACAGAGAACTcagaaataaataaataaaaggaTAACATATGGCTACTTTCCAGAATTCCCATTTTCCATTGTCAGTAacatgttaaaatttcaaattttgGCTTTTCTCCTAATTTGGATTGAATTTATGTTCTAATCCTCTTTAACTCTAAGAAACACGTTTCTTTGATACTTTTCAATTCATGTGAAATCAACCAGATAAATTTATCCAAGACTTCCATAGTAACGGTAACTAGGTAGGGTAGATACCATGCAGGGCTCGTGTTAGCCTTCTAATAATAAGTAGTTTCAACAGTAAAAAATCATATCACAGTAAGAATTTATGCAGATCAACAGCAGTCACATATTCACAGTAGACAGACAAATTATAAGTGTGTTCCTACCCAGAAGTTTTCCAAAGTAAGCATCTCCATATTAGGAGTCTTCTGTAGGAATCTTCCAAGAGCCTTGAAATTGTGGACATCACAAACGGTAGAGTTTAGAGAGAATGGGTTGAGAGTCAAGGTTCTCAGATTGTTAAATGTTGGGAGTTTATCAAATAATTCCGTATCCAGAATTGCCTGAAATAGATAAACAGAAATTAAATCAAGCTAAGGATAAACTATCATGGAACCTTCAAATGTCAGTTAACAGATATGTATGCATGGAGCAACAACATAGTAAGGAAGGCCATACCATTGCTTGGAAATCTTTCATCGCCAAACTTGCAACATTGAATAGGCTGCCAAGAATCATGGCTTCATTTCTTGGAGAGAACTCATCACGTTTCAAAGTAACTGATGCCCTCACAAGGGAATTCCCTACATGTAATGAAACACCATTTCTATAGCTGTTGTTGTGAAGAGCCAGGCTCAGGGCAGCGAGACCAGAAGCCCTGATAACAAATACATCTGCAGGTGGGTTTGTACAATACTGGATGGCCAAGTTATTCAGCCTGTCGGATTCAATGCTACAGAACCCAATCTGACATTGAACGAGAACCAAGTCTTCCAGGTGCGGCCACCAATAATGGAGCAGCTTCGCGAAAGAATGGTCCAAGGAGACACCAATAAGCTTCAACCTTTTGAGCCGACGCCAACGGTTACTGGAGCCCAGATGGGGCAACTGATACAAATCATGGCCGTCGGAGGACATGTTCCTTACCTCCAGCACAAAGGGGTTGCCCCTGATGGCACGGCGAACCCATGCATCGATGTGTCGACGCGAATCGTGGCCAGCAGAAGATGCAGCCAGCCGGAAGGCATCCAAGCACGGGGCGTCGTGCAGCACCAGCAGCTTGCTGACGAAACGCTCCATCCTGACCGAGGTCTCCGTCCACGGCTCGTAGGGCGACCTGCGGAAATGCATGAGGTCGAGGTTGATGCCGGGCACCGAGCGCCATAGATCCGCCCACCTCTTGGACAGCACGGTGGTCTGCACGGCCTGCTGGGCCGGGAGGAAGGAGAGGACGTGGCGGAGGAGGTCGTCCGGCAGGGTGCTCAGCCGGTCGCGGCAGATCGAGCCGCCGTCCGCGCGGGCCCGCTTGGTGGCGGCTGCGGCCATCGCGGGTTCTTGATTTACATCAGCGAGGCGAAGCCGAGGGGaggccgcgcgcgcgctccaCCATGAGCATGACAGGCGGCGCGCTCTCTGAGCTGAAGAGGCGTGTCCACGGATTTGGATTCTGGGCTGGGGACAGCGGCTTTGGAGCAAAAGGGGGAGAAGAAGCTAAACCCTAGCTTGTCATCAGCCTGCCTTCCCCAGGGGAGAGACGAGAGAGGAAAGAAATGCGGAGTGGGTGGGATGGGACAGGGAGTGGGACGCCGAGCCGACAGGCTGCCATCACATCACATACCATACGAAGCTCGCCCAGGTCTGACAGCTGGGCCAGAGCTGACTCGCTGAGCGGCAGGCTATCT
The sequence above is drawn from the Panicum hallii strain FIL2 chromosome 7, PHallii_v3.1, whole genome shotgun sequence genome and encodes:
- the LOC112900711 gene encoding MEIOTIC F-BOX protein MOF-like, coding for MAAAATKRARADGGSICRDRLSTLPDDLLRHVLSFLPAQQAVQTTVLSKRWADLWRSVPGINLDLMHFRRSPYEPWTETSVRMERFVSKLLVLHDAPCLDAFRLAASSAGHDSRRHIDAWVRRAIRGNPFVLEVRNMSSDGHDLYQLPHLGSSNRWRRLKRLKLIGVSLDHSFAKLLHYWWPHLEDLVLVQCQIGFCSIESDRLNNLAIQYCTNPPADVFVIRASGLAALSLALHNNSYRNGVSLHVGNSLVRASVTLKRDEFSPRNEAMILGSLFNVASLAMKDFQAMAILDTELFDKLPTFNNLRTLTLNPFSLNSTVCDVHNFKALGRFLQKTPNMEMLTLENFWVSDSSTGGEGNAKSKEESQNMVPLHCPKLESTELRYHGHDANIPILRRLLLGISAPKNSMKFTNMKYRFVMCRVC